In the genome of Streptomyces sp. P3, the window GGCTCCCGCCTGTTCCTGGACCTCCCGGTCCGCCGCGGCGGCGTCGGGGGACGCCGCCGCGGCGGGGGAGGGCCGGTCAGGAGGAGGCGAACGGCGTGGAACCGTCGTCCGCGACGAGGCGCCACAGGTGGTCGGGAGTGCCGTTGTCGTCCCACTGCAGGACCGGGGCGCCGGACGCGGTGGACATGCTCTGGACGCCCAGGACCATGCCGCTGTTCTTGTTGACGATCTTGCTGTAGCCGCCCCCGGCGTCCACCAGGGACCACAGGTGGTCGGAGGTGAGGGTGTCGCCCCACTGGAGTGCGACGGCGCCGGCCGTCTTGGAGGCGTCCTTGATGCCGAGGACCTGGCCGCTGTTGGCGTTGAAGATCTTGTAGTAGCCGTTCTCGGCGGGGACGATCTTCCAGTGGTGGTTGGCCGTGGTGTCGGCCGTCTGCTGCTGGGCGGCACCACCCGCGCTGATCGAGGAACCGGAGATGCCGAGCTCCAGGTTGCTGTTCTTGTTGACGATCTTCACGGCCGGGGTCTCCGGGTACCAGGACTCCAGCTCGGTGACGCCGACGAACTTGCCGGCCTGGGGCGTGAAGACGACCCGGAACTGGGACGTCGTGATCGTCGGGAACGTCACCTCGTTGACGTTGTTCGCGACCGGTGCGGCCGGGCTCCTGGTCTGGTTCGGGACGTTCACCCATGAGCCGTTGTCGAGATACTGGACGGTGTAGCTCGCCGGGACACGGATGTTCGCGCCGTCGTCGTAGGTGTAGAACTTCACCTCGTTGATCTTGCGGGGTGCGCCGAAGTCGACGCCGAGGTGGTCGGTGGAGTTCGGCGAACCGGAGTTGGTCCACCGGTCGTCGGGGGTCTTGTCGTAGCGGATCCAGCCGTCGGTGGCCCGCAGCGGGGCGTCGAAGGTGGTGGGCTTGCAGGTCTGGCCGCTGTGGCAGTGCGGGCCGTTGGAGACGGTGTTGGTGTAGGAGGCGAAGGCCTTCGGGTAGGGCTGGGTGATGGCGCGGCCCAGCCAGTCCTGCTCGGCGGTCAGCGGGTTCGCGGCCACGTTCATCATCCGCGCGGGCTGCGCCGGGGTGACCGGGGAGGCCACGTTCACGGTGGTGTTGCCGAGGGTCGCGGACTGGAGGATACGGCCGCCGTCCTGGAAGACCTGCAGGCCGCTGCCCTTGCCGTAGTGGGTGCCGTCGCGGTCCCAGCGGATCGAGTAGGTGTGCCCGTGGTACGGCAGGCTCTCCACCGCGAAGTAGTCCCAGCCCGCCGGGATCAGCGGCTTCAGGACGAGAGTGTTGCCCGCCTGCGGCTTGATGCCGAGCAGCCCGGTGAGCACGAGGTCGTTGAAGCTGGAGTGGTTGTAGTTCTCGCTGAAGTTGAGGCCGTCGTAGATCCAGTCGCCGGTGTCGCCGTTCGCCGCCTCGGCGATGTAGGGCTTGCCGTCCTTGTGCTGGAGGTCGGCGAACTGGGCCAGCATGGTCGCGTAGTCGGCCTTGGTGACGTAGCTCTGCGCCGGGTAGTCCTGGAGCAGGTTCGCCATGCCGGTGAGGACCTGGCTCGTCTGGTAGGGCCAGCTCGGGCCGTTCCAGTGGCAGCAGTTGGCGTCGTCGCGGTTCTGCTGGGCCGGGATGGCCTGGTAGTTGAAGTACGGGTTCGCCGTGATGCGGTCGAGCTCGGCGAAGCTCGTGCCCTTGGCGAACTTCAGCGTGTTGGCCCCGGCCTTCAACGGGACCTGCACGGTGACGGCCTGCGACTCCGAGAACTTCTGCCAGGCGCCGGTGGGCGCGTAGCTGACGGTGATCGGGTGCGCGGTGTCGTCGTTGACGACGAGCTGGTGGGTGGACGTGCCGCTGGTGCCGTTGGCGTAGTGGACGGTCACCGGGTACGTGCCGGCGCCGGGCGCGTCCACGGTGAACGTGACGTAGCTGTCGGCGAAGTCGATCTGCCCGATGTACTGGCCGTTCGAGGCCGTCGACGAGGTGAACAGGTTGGCGTGGTTGCGGGTGGCCTGCTCGGCCTCGAAGTCGTGCACCCGCTCCAGGGTCGTGGGCCCGAACGGCGCCTTGAACCTCTTGGGGTCCGCCAGGTACTTCCACGCCGACGAGTACTGCGCGTCCGGCAGGTTGAACGCCCAGGGGGCGTAGCCCATCAGCTCGCGCCATGTCGTCCGGGTCTGCTGCAGGGCGCCGTTGGTGCCGTCCGTGTTGTAGACCTGCATGAAGAAGTTGCGCTGCGGGTCCCAGAGCGAGTTCTGCACCGCTGCCTTGAGCTGCGCGGCCTTCGCGTCGTAGTCGTTCGCGGTCGCCGTGTCCCCGGTCATGGTGGCGATCTTGCTGATCGACTGGGCGGCGGCGTACATGTACGCGTTGATCGTGGGCCGGTAACCGCGGCCGCCGCTGAACCAGTTGCTGCTGTGCATCGACGTCTCGGTGTACTCCGTGGCGTCGGACAGCGGGCTCTGGTGGTAGAGGTCGCTGGTCGACTGGGTGCCGTTCACCGTGATGTCGGTGGTGAAGTTGGAGTCCCACCGCTTGTACAGGGCGATGAGGTGCGGGAGAGCCGACTTGATCTGCGCGGCGTCACCGGTCGCGAGATAGCGCTGGTAGGCGGCGCTCGTGATCCACTCGCTGAAGTTCCGTGCGCCCGGGTTGCCCGCGCCGCGCAGCCAGAAGTCCAGGTAGTCACCGGCGTAGTCGCGGTTGTGCAGCCAGCGTCCGTCCAGCAGGTGATAGCCGGTCGCGTCCGGGAGCGCCGTGTACGGGTTGCCGGCGTAGCCGATCGGCACGTCGTACTCGGTCGACACGTACCCCGTGCCCGGGACGGTGTAGCGGAGCGCGCGCTTGTAGGTGCTCCACCGGTAGTAGTAGACGTCGTCGATGTCGTTGTCGGGGGTGTCCACGAACGGGATGTTGTCCTTGTACCACTGCCGCTCGTCGAGCTGGTTGGCGGCGAGGATCGCGTCCTTGTCGAGCGCGACGGCGTTGGGGTCGTCGGCTGCCTGGGCGGCGGTGGCCCCGGGCCCCACGGCCAGCAGGGTCGTGGACAGCAGAGAGCCGCACAGTGCGGCCACCAGACGGTTGCCGGGTCTGAATCTCTGACGCATGTGAGGTGACCTCCATCGGGCACTGATGCGTTGGGTCGGCGTGCGCGGACCGAGATGCCGGCGCTCGCAGCGGAGCGCCGGCATCCGGTCGGGTCGTCGGGTCAGCTCGTGACGCGGAAGGTGGCGTCGCTGCGTCCGGTCGCGGTGGTGATCGGGTCCAGCCGCAGCTCGTAGGCGTAGTGGCGGATGTAGCGGTCGGGGTAGTTGTACGACTGGAAGGACGACCAGGTGGAGTCGGCGAGGCCGGCGACCTGACGGAAGGTCGCGTCCGCGGCGAACTGGGCGGTGCCGTCGTTGTAGGCCAGCTGGAAGTCGAAGTTGGAGTGGCGCAGGAAGTGTCCGGGGAAGTTCACCGACTCGAAGGAGACGGTGCCGGTGCCCGCCAGGCCGGGCCTCATCCGGAACTTGGCGTCCTCGCTGGTGACGTTCTGGTCGATGCGCACGTCGAAGTTGGTGTGCCGGACGTACCGGTCCTGGAAGTTGTACGACTGGAGCCGGTTGGCCGGGGTGTTGGGCCAGCGGGCGAGGACACGGCTCTCCTCGGCGGCCGTCAGGTTCATGATCCAGCCGTGGCGCTTCTTCGTGCCGCCCATGTTGTAGCTGCTCGACGTCTGCTTCTGGTAGGCGGCGGGGTTGGACGGGTCGGTCGTCAGGACCGGCATGTAGCCGCCACCGGTGGCGTACTGGTCCAGGTAGAGGGCCCACTTGTTGGTGCCGTTGAACTTCATCCACATCGGGCCCTCGACCATCGACCCGGTCAGGCCGATGCCGGAGAGGTTGCCGAGGTTGGTCCACGTCCCGAGGATCGAGTTGCTGCCTTCGAGGGTGATCTGACCGTCGCCGGAGGCCCGCACGTAGCGGTAGTTGCCGACACCGGCCGGGACCTCGATGATCTGGGTGTCGATGATCTCCTGGGAGCCGGGGCGCTCGATGTAGGTCTGCGGGGCGCTGATGGTGCGGAAGTCGCTGGTGTGGGCGTAGAAGATGCGGTGCTTGGTCGCGCCGTTGAGGGGCACGTTCGTCGCCCAGTACAGGACGTAGTCGTTGCTGGCCGGGTCCCAGATCGCCTCCGGAGCCCACGCGTTGCGCCCGTCGGGGATCGCGCCGGCGACGTTCAGCAGCCGCGGCTGCGACCAGGTGACGAGGTCGGTCGACTCCCACACCACGAGGTTGCGGCTGCCGTCGTTGATGGACTGGCTCCAGGTCTGTCCGCAGTCGATGCACAGGTCGGTCGCGATGATCCAGTACTTACTGCCGTCGGGGGATCTCACGAACGCGGGGTCGCGCACGCCCTTCGTGCCGACGGTGGAGCGCAGGACCATGCCGCCGCCGTTGAGGTCGCTCCAGTGCACGCCGTCCGTGCTGTGCGAGAGGTACATCTGCTGGTTGGTCGACCCTTCCCCGGTGAAGTGCACCATCAGGTAGCCGGGGTCGGCGGCGGCGGCCGGTTGCGGTGTGGTCAGGGCTTGACCTGTGAAGAGCAGGCACGCGGCGAGCAATATCGCCGACAGCCGTGCGCGCAGCGCGGACATGTACGTCTCCTGTCGTTCTGCGGATGACTGCGTCGGCCTGGTGGTGACCGCTGTGGCGTGGAGGGGATGCCGTCGCGGCCCTCGGGCCGGGAAACCTGCGCCGCCGAGTCCCGTTCGGCCGAGGCAAGTTGTCCGAAATATCGCACAGTGTTCGTATGTTCGGGCAGACGGTAAGTGTGGGAAGCAGGATGCGTCAATACCTCCGACGTCCGTGAATTCCGGGGAGCCGAAGCGGGGGTCGGACTCGACGCGAGCGCCCCGACTCGGGCACCGCCTCTGCGGGGTCCCGTGCCGCGGTCGGACGCTTCGGTGGAGGGCGGTGCGCTCCGTTCTTCCTGGTGGGCGCGGTGGACGCGTAGGCGGCAGGTTGACGCGAGGTCGAACCTACGGGTTTCCGGGGGCGCGGCGGACGGCGTGTGAGAGGTATTGACACCCGCGCAGTCACCTCCTACCTTCCCTTCACGTGAACCGGTTCGACGAAGGAGTCCCGTGAGCCTCGGTGGGACGGCCGCACGGGCCGGTGTCCTCGCGGAGCACCGCGCCACCGGTCGGCGCCCACCGCACCGCACACCAGTCGACGTCACCGGTGGCGCCGTGGAGGCGGCGACCGCCACCGTGACGCCTCCCCGTCTCGGGACGCGAGGGTGAGGAGCATCTTGGCGGCGTGCCGCTCGTAGCGGCCGGGGATTCCGACGGCGCAGCGGACGCCGGCCAAGTCCGGCCAAGCCCGCCCGCCGGGACGGGTGGCGGCGATCGCCTGCGCCATCGGCTCCCGCGCGCGGCCTCGACCGCTCCGCCCCCCGCCTCAGCACCCCGGCCTGTGGCCTCGACCGCCCCGCCCCATCGCCCCGGCGCGCGGCCTCGACCGTTCCGCACTGGCGGTCCCGGCCCGGCAGTACTGCCCTGGCGGTCCCGGCGGCCCTGGCCCGGCCCTCTGCGGCGGTCGGCGCCCACCGGATGCGCGCCTGGTCCGCCCGCGCGATCCTCCGCCGATCGTCGCCTTCGCGAACTCCCGGTGCGCGCAGCCGAATCGGGAGGCTGCGGCGGCTGATCCCGCCGGTGCTGTCGGAGACGGCGGACCGCCTGAGCCGCGAGGTGGCCGGCCTTGACGTCCGCTCGCCGGAGCCGACCTCTCGCGTCGGCGGGGTCGCCGTCCCTCGGAGTCTCGCGCTCACCCACGCGCACCTCGCCGGCCTCGCGCCTCACCACTCCCCGTCCCCACCCGTCCCGGGTCTCCTTCCTCCGTGTGCGGTGACGCATGGGCCCGGGTCCGGCGCGAAGCGCGGCGACGGTGACGGCGGCGCCGGGACCGGGACCGGGAACCCCACGCGGTCACGGGTCTTGTCATCGGTGCGGGTACCGTGCCAGTGTCCGGCCCATGGTTACGTAACCATGGGCGGTTCACACGGGCCCGAGTACCTGTATCCGGACCGGACCCGGACCCTGGTTCCTCACTGCCTCGGCTCAGGTGACGAACCCGCACTCCGCCCCGCGATTTCCGTCACTGGAGACGACATGACCAAGACCCCGACGAGGTCGAGAAGACTGGCCAGTGTGCTCATGGCCGGCTTCGGCGCGACACTCATGCTGCTGACCGCCCCCGCACCCGCCGTCGCCCGGCCGGCCGTCACGACGTCGGCCGACTCGTACGCGCCCACCAAGCCCGCGCCGAAGGGCGGTACCAGTGACTTCCGCGGGGTCAACTGGGCGGACCCGCGGGACAACTACGCCAGTGACGCCGTGGTGCCCAGCGGGCTGAAGGTGACCGACAACTACCGCACGGTGTACCGCACCACCGGCCGTATGGTGAGCGGCTTCAAGAAGAACCTGGGCGCCAACACGCTGCGCCTGCCGATCAACCCGGCGACCGTGGGCACCACCTGGTGGAAGTCGTACCGGGCGACGATCGACGCGGCCACGGCCCACGGTGACAAGGTCATCGTCAGCTACTGGGAGGCCGACACCAGCAAGGACGGCCTGGTCGACGACACGGCCTCCTGGAAGAAGATGTGGAACACCGTGGTGCGGGAGTACAAGCACAACCCGCGGGTCTACTTCGAGCCCATGAACGAGCCGCACGGCTACACCCTGGACCAGTGGGTGTCCGTCACCAGCGGCTGGCTGGCCCAGCACAAGGACGTCCCGCGCGGTCGTGTCGTGATCAGCGGTACCGGTTACAACGACAACGTCACCGGGGTCGGCGCGGCCCGCGCGCTG includes:
- a CDS encoding glycoside hydrolase family 43 protein: MSALRARLSAILLAACLLFTGQALTTPQPAAAADPGYLMVHFTGEGSTNQQMYLSHSTDGVHWSDLNGGGMVLRSTVGTKGVRDPAFVRSPDGSKYWIIATDLCIDCGQTWSQSINDGSRNLVVWESTDLVTWSQPRLLNVAGAIPDGRNAWAPEAIWDPASNDYVLYWATNVPLNGATKHRIFYAHTSDFRTISAPQTYIERPGSQEIIDTQIIEVPAGVGNYRYVRASGDGQITLEGSNSILGTWTNLGNLSGIGLTGSMVEGPMWMKFNGTNKWALYLDQYATGGGYMPVLTTDPSNPAAYQKQTSSSYNMGGTKKRHGWIMNLTAAEESRVLARWPNTPANRLQSYNFQDRYVRHTNFDVRIDQNVTSEDAKFRMRPGLAGTGTVSFESVNFPGHFLRHSNFDFQLAYNDGTAQFAADATFRQVAGLADSTWSSFQSYNYPDRYIRHYAYELRLDPITTATGRSDATFRVTS
- a CDS encoding RICIN domain-containing protein; translated protein: MRQRFRPGNRLVAALCGSLLSTTLLAVGPGATAAQAADDPNAVALDKDAILAANQLDERQWYKDNIPFVDTPDNDIDDVYYYRWSTYKRALRYTVPGTGYVSTEYDVPIGYAGNPYTALPDATGYHLLDGRWLHNRDYAGDYLDFWLRGAGNPGARNFSEWITSAAYQRYLATGDAAQIKSALPHLIALYKRWDSNFTTDITVNGTQSTSDLYHQSPLSDATEYTETSMHSSNWFSGGRGYRPTINAYMYAAAQSISKIATMTGDTATANDYDAKAAQLKAAVQNSLWDPQRNFFMQVYNTDGTNGALQQTRTTWRELMGYAPWAFNLPDAQYSSAWKYLADPKRFKAPFGPTTLERVHDFEAEQATRNHANLFTSSTASNGQYIGQIDFADSYVTFTVDAPGAGTYPVTVHYANGTSGTSTHQLVVNDDTAHPITVSYAPTGAWQKFSESQAVTVQVPLKAGANTLKFAKGTSFAELDRITANPYFNYQAIPAQQNRDDANCCHWNGPSWPYQTSQVLTGMANLLQDYPAQSYVTKADYATMLAQFADLQHKDGKPYIAEAANGDTGDWIYDGLNFSENYNHSSFNDLVLTGLLGIKPQAGNTLVLKPLIPAGWDYFAVESLPYHGHTYSIRWDRDGTHYGKGSGLQVFQDGGRILQSATLGNTTVNVASPVTPAQPARMMNVAANPLTAEQDWLGRAITQPYPKAFASYTNTVSNGPHCHSGQTCKPTTFDAPLRATDGWIRYDKTPDDRWTNSGSPNSTDHLGVDFGAPRKINEVKFYTYDDGANIRVPASYTVQYLDNGSWVNVPNQTRSPAAPVANNVNEVTFPTITTSQFRVVFTPQAGKFVGVTELESWYPETPAVKIVNKNSNLELGISGSSISAGGAAQQQTADTTANHHWKIVPAENGYYKIFNANSGQVLGIKDASKTAGAVALQWGDTLTSDHLWSLVDAGGGYSKIVNKNSGMVLGVQSMSTASGAPVLQWDDNGTPDHLWRLVADDGSTPFASS